The following proteins are co-located in the Bacteroidales bacterium genome:
- the gmk gene encoding guanylate kinase, giving the protein MQPGKMIVVSAPSGSGKTTIVKQMLAAGLDLEFSISACSRQPRVNEQQGVDYYFLSVEEFRERIREGKFVEWEEVYSGSYYGTLKSEVERIWANGKHVIFDVDVIGGLNIKKQFSDLCLSVFIQPPSIEELEKRLRSRSTDSDETIRKRIEKAEYELTFAPQFDMIITNDIIEKAIAEAYRAIADFINS; this is encoded by the coding sequence ATGCAACCAGGAAAAATGATTGTGGTGTCGGCGCCGTCAGGTTCTGGTAAGACGACCATCGTAAAGCAAATGCTTGCTGCCGGATTGGATCTCGAATTTTCAATTTCAGCCTGCAGCCGTCAACCAAGAGTAAATGAGCAACAAGGTGTCGATTATTATTTTCTTTCTGTTGAAGAATTCAGGGAGAGAATAAGGGAGGGAAAGTTTGTTGAATGGGAGGAAGTTTACTCCGGTAGTTATTATGGCACGCTGAAATCGGAGGTTGAACGGATTTGGGCAAATGGTAAACATGTGATTTTTGATGTGGATGTAATCGGAGGATTGAACATTAAAAAACAATTTTCCGATCTTTGCCTTTCTGTATTCATCCAGCCACCATCAATTGAAGAGCTTGAAAAAAGGCTGCGTAGTCGCTCAACTGATTCAGATGAGACCATCAGAAAACGAATCGAAAAAGCGGAATATGAACTCACTTTTGCTCCACAGTTCGACATGATCATCACAAACGATATCATCGAAAAAGCCATTGCTGAAGCATACCGGGCGATTGCTGATTTCATTAATTCGTGA
- a CDS encoding YicC family protein, translating into MIKSMTGYGKAEKEINGIKYTAEIKTLNSKQFDPMLRIPSSFKSKELDIRSLLSQRLERGKIDFTLSFDESGHPDTIFINKNIVKKYYNEIKNLQNELGLKQEDPSILSTLLKMPEVMQPDADAPDDEKWNQIVYTIKLAIERCDESRCEEGQKLHSEFVNRIAIITGLCDQVTPFEIERTGKIREKFRKELQSTFDADKIDQNRFEQEIIYYIEKIDITEEKVRLKNHCEYFLQTLDEPGSGGKKLAFIIQEIGREINTLGSKANDWNIQKLVVLMKDELEKIKEQLFNIL; encoded by the coding sequence ATGATTAAATCAATGACCGGCTACGGTAAAGCCGAAAAGGAAATCAACGGGATTAAATACACTGCCGAAATTAAAACGCTTAACAGCAAGCAATTTGACCCGATGCTGAGAATCCCATCCAGTTTCAAGAGCAAAGAACTGGATATCAGATCACTATTGTCACAAAGACTTGAACGCGGGAAGATTGATTTCACGCTTTCTTTCGATGAATCGGGACATCCCGACACGATTTTCATCAATAAAAACATCGTAAAAAAGTATTACAACGAAATCAAGAATTTGCAAAACGAATTGGGACTGAAGCAGGAAGATCCGTCAATTCTTTCCACATTATTGAAAATGCCGGAAGTAATGCAACCTGATGCCGATGCTCCGGACGATGAAAAGTGGAATCAGATTGTTTATACGATTAAGTTGGCCATTGAACGATGTGATGAATCCCGGTGCGAAGAAGGACAGAAACTGCACTCAGAGTTTGTAAATCGGATTGCCATTATCACCGGTCTTTGCGACCAGGTGACTCCCTTTGAAATTGAACGTACAGGAAAAATAAGGGAGAAGTTTCGCAAGGAACTGCAAAGCACTTTTGATGCAGATAAAATAGACCAGAACCGCTTTGAGCAGGAAATCATCTATTACATCGAAAAAATTGACATTACTGAGGAAAAAGTCCGGCTGAAAAACCATTGTGAATATTTTCTTCAAACCCTTGACGAACCTGGTTCGGGAGGGAAGAAACTGGCATTCATCATCCAGGAGATCGGTCGCGAAATCAATACACTTGGATCAAAAGCCAACGACTGGAACATTCAAAAGCTCGTGGTACTCATGAAAGATGAACTGGAAAAAATCAAGGAACAACTTTTTAATATTTTGTAA